The DNA sequence tttaaatttaaatttttatttaatagttaagaaagtaattattaatgtattgatattttttttatattttttaaaaatattttaaaataataaaaaaatataaataaaaaaatttaaaaaaaaaaactaatttcaaCTAACAGTCACTTTAAGCGgtggaataaattaaaaaattaaaaaaaaaaactaatttcaaCTAACAGTCACTTTAAGCGgtggaataaattaaaaaattaaaaaaaaaaaaacaaatttcaacTAACAGTCACTTTAAGCGGtggagtagcaccgctcttctTTCAAACCCCCTTACGTCTTGATTGCAACACTAATTGGAAGGTTAGTTTGAACACAACGTCTACtctatgaataatttatgtttaaaaccTGAGTCTAATTTGTTGATCAAGTCTAGTACTTGATGAATATACATGTCGATTGTCAGTTcggaatatttatatatttttttaaaataattttactaatttatagttttgtaattttccGTAAAGTAATCATTGGAGCATATGGGCGcatgatgaaaatttaataacttTACGATCTgacaatttataaaatcaatttgTAGTTACAATATTTATCTAAACTTTTACCTtgcataattaattttattggtttatatatatagttgtgtcTTTTAACGCATTTATGttaagagctttgctacacaacctccaccacactccacacttcacatttttttaaattttttaaatttttaatatttttaaaaatttttttttttgagtttattctttttaaattattttattcattatttatataataaatatttaataaaagaaaaaaataataaaaattaaaaataatgtggagtgtggaggttgtatgaatagtaggaggttgaatagattttttgttacGTTAATTCGTTGATTTTCAACAATTTATTGTGCCTGGCTGTAGCACGCTCCCAACAAATGCGAGGAGTTAAATTCAGTTATATACAatggttttctttttgtctaacacattaaaaattatttatggcCGAAGAATTCatgacaataaaaaataattaaaaataatttattatattttatttattaatttattatttaatatcaaattataaaatgatgagagaataatataaaaatagatgGTGAATAAATTTATTCCGGAAGGGATGgtgtaaaaagaaattaaaagaggaCAACGCAAAGAATAAagtaaaaaaggtaaaaaaataaaaagaaaaactgtagATCTTACGTACGTGGCGTTTGCATGCAAACGCAGAATCTGCCACGTGCAATATGAACATAAGAGTACAAGAACTGTAGGACAAGGATCCGTCGCCTCAACTTAACAGGTAAGAAGCGTGATACACTGATACTTCCTTGTCGGAAGAACGCACCAAGGCCATGTTATTTTCCACCTCATTGTTTCTCTCTCCTATCACaatttaatgttttttattttctttaataaccAAAACGAAGAGGCCAGCAGGCCACTGCGTGTTTATATTCATGATGAAAAACTCTTTATGCATGCCAGTCAGTCATTCATATATAGAGCGCGTCTGAGATGCATTATTTCATGAGAAATTGCATATAAACGAGCCGCGCGTAGCCAGGCAATACTTATGGTCAGCTTGTTCCAGTTCTACCACGGTTATAATGAAGTGTTATACCTACTGCACGTATAGTGACTCCACACCCAATATTATTGTAGGTCCGTGAGGAATTCATTCTTTTGTTTAGCCGATTGCATGAGGAGCTGACGTGTCTGTGTTTAAAAGGAAGTATGAAGCTGCTAGCTAGCATGTGGTGACCAGACAGTGCCTCGGAACTCACAAAGGGTATACGTAGCCAGTAAAAGGCACAAGTTGGAGAGAATTTCTGATACGATGCTCCCTCCATCGTGCGGTATTCGGTGACTTTTGCCCTTCTTTGTCGTTCCTTTTATAATACAAAGCATTGGTTTGGAACTGTAAGGCTGGAGGGGAGCTGTTCCAATCACAGCCACATACTTCTCCATTGTAAtgtatttcaatttatttcgcCGACACATATCCAAACAGGGTGAGTAGTACTGCCACCTCCGACGACCCTCGATCTTGTGATCAGATCTCCCCAAGTCCAAATcattgaacaaattttatatcattatgTTCATTATAAGCATTAAGACACATCATATATCATTGGGTTGATCTGAAAATAAGCACAAACAAAGATCCGTGCCTGCTATGAAAACCAATCTCCAATGGTGGAAAAAATTGCGATCTTAATTGGAATGCCTTGTCAACAAGTTCTTATTTGAAGGACCAGAAATATGTTGCAACTTTTTAAAGGAGAATTCCTTAGAGGTCATCGATCGAAGATGTCCGTACGTCCTGACCAGTAACCTGATCTGTGCGTTCGCccaaaattaaatagaaaaggTTGTCTTGTTTTTGTGGTCACAGAAAATCACAATGCGAACTGCGAGTCACCattccatatttattatagtaacTCAACTCAGACAACAAGTTCACCAtgccccttaaaaaaaataaaaattgttcacCATGCCGTATGTATTAATGGCAAAACAAGAGAGGCCACCCGCAGGGATATGCACGATGGCAATTAAGTGGTTCAAACCATATTGTAAACTGGATCTTAGCTTTGGACATTCTGCATTCGGTCCAGTATTATGAGCTAGCTGTAAAACTGAAAATGAAGCCCGAACGGCCTTTCTCAGAAAGGATAAGCCCATACAAATGTGCAAACCATTTAGCTAGATAAATGTACGACGTGGTGTCTTCCGACAGATGGGCCCAACCTAAAATCGAGTGTCTGGGCCATCTGCCCCCTGACCTTAGGCATATCGCTGCCTGTTTAACCGATCTTTTTACTTGCTTAACATGTTGGTACTGCTCACAGAGGTCCAAATTCTGTGGGTGCAAGTAAAGGCATATAGTGGTTTTCTTGTGAAGTAATAGCTTTAAAATTGGAACAGAGGGAGAATATTAAGACGTCAGAAAGAGAAGGACAGAAAGGGAGAGATGCATGCTATGCCAATTcagtttgaaaaatgataaatacacaacaCTTTATATAACACTTTggacaacaatattttaaaaggaggagtatttttgtaaaatatcatataaaactaatataattttataaaaatactcttattttataatatgtgttgTAAAAAGTGTTGTGTAAAGTGTTATATATTTACCACTATTCGTTCAGTTTTCAATGATGTCATAGGGCTTGAATTGAAAACAGAAAAGCAAGATACGGAATGGATTTTATTGACCAAAGTTGATGATTAAGTAGAGCATTTTTCCATCCCGAGTACTGCTACGGGTCCCGATTCGggactcaaaaaatattttgaatggagtaaattttttattttattattatgtatttttttaattattataaatatttaaaaaaaataaaaaattcacaatatgattaaaaaatatttttttaaccattctgtaaaaaaaacaaattcatttgGGACAATTTTTTAGATCCAATTCGAGACACAAAGCATATCTCATCCCATAATTTTTGAGTCTTGGAGCGTACGAATTGATCATGTTGTTCGCTGCTTGATTTCTAGGCAATAATCTATTATCTGACAATGCTTTTGGGCATCAATTAAAAAAACTGGAGATGCTCTTGAACATTGTACTTGGACAGAGGCAGTTTAATCATAAGAACATGTTGTTGGAGGACAATAACAAAGTAagtaatatatcaaattaaacaaGCTGCAATAGGGTTCTTCACAACACTGAAAGGTCAGCCAAAAGGCGCAAATTTAGGATGACCACCACGTTCTtcgaaatggaaagaaaaagttCATGGAAATATGGAATGGAACTCTACTTCCTTGGACCAGACTTCGGAATcaattttatattcatttattaataaaagtcAAACTAATCACAGAAGTCAATTGCTAGAAAAAAACAATCCAGTGCTCCTCAAGCGTATGGACTCCTGACCAAATAATTGTACTTGTCAACGGCACTTGTGGGGATTGCCACCATCACCTTCACAGCGTCCTTCTGATCAAGAACTGGCAAAAACAGGCAGTACCTATCACAGCAAATGGGTCCAATATGATGTGGGACTCCCATCCCAAAGTCAACCTTCTCTAACCCTAGCCTTGACCATTGTGAAACAATGAGTACACCCACTGAATCAGGACTCGCTGCAGACTCACTCACAGACGCCGCGACCCTTCTTACGTACTCCGTGTTTACTCTTTCTTTCGCGCTTTTAACCAGAGCGGAGGCATTGCCTAAGCCCTTTTCAATCAGATCTTTAACGCTCGCTTCCGCGCAACCGAGTACAAAAGCATTGCCGTAGTATCCACTGGGTATACTCGGCTTCACTCGCTCACGAACGTTAACACTGAAGAGGATTTTCAAAACTTGATTTGAAGGTAAGTTTAGTGATCTAGCCCAGCTCCGCCAAATATGTGCAGAAAGAACCTCGAATGACGTGTAAGATAACTCGGTGGGTAGACTCGCACAAGTAGCTAAGTTCTTGAGCTCGTTGAGATACCGTTCATTGAACGTGGTTGAAGTAGGGGCGAGCCTTTCGTTCGAGAAGCGAGTCAGGAACCCACAAAGGTCAGGAACTCGGGTGAACTCGAGATGGGTCACCGATATATCATGTGGAGATCTTACAGGCAGTGGGTCCAAGAGGTGGCGCTGCCAGACGGGCATAGGTTTTAATTCGGCAAGTCCGCGTTTCTCAGAAGCCAACTCTGCGAACGAGTTGAGGAACTCAGCGCTACCGATTCCATCACAGAGACAATGGTTGATTCCGACACCCACCGTCGCTGCTCCGTCCTTCAGCCACGTCAGCTGGACAACGAGAGGTGGGGCCCCTTTGAGAACGTCAGCCACGTGGAGGGACAGTAGCTTCCTCCATTGGTTGACAGACTTTGGAGCTCTTTCAAAGTCGCTAATTGTGTATCTATCAGATATGGCCTCAATGAATAACGCACCTTGGGCTCTACAAACCACCTCAAGGCTCGAACCATCGGGCTTAGCTCTGACTCTTCCGGCTAAAGGGTAGTATGGCACCAAGGCTTGTGCTAGCGCAGCCTTGAGACGAGCAGTGGCCAGATGTACATCATGGTCCAAACCGGGGCGAGCCGGCCTGTACACCAAGAGATACTCGATGGTGAAGCGAAGGAAGAGCTGGGAATCAATAGCTGAGAGAGTGAGGACACGAGCTGGAGTTGGCTCACAGGGGATGATCATGACAGCCTCCTTGACATGCACAGAGCTTCCCATTTTCATGTGCTTTTGGTTTGAGGTGCGGAGCTTTTGCGGCCTTTGTTTGGAGTCTTGAACGAAGTGGGCTATTGATTTGTGTGTGTGGATGGTTTTGGGATTCCTTATTAAGgcgcacatttttttttttctcagaaagaaaaagaaaagaaaaaaaagaagacaaaacaaAATGGGGAGTCATACAAGCAACCATTATTATTCTAAACGACCCCATGTGTATCTTTTCTCTGTCCAACTGTGAAAGATTTGTGCCAAGATTCTCCGGGCATTGCtttatggaaaaaaatgaatatcaaaacaaaatttcaacaGCTTGGCAACGCTTTCTGTTTGTTCGGCGGAGTGACAGatcatgatctctctctctctctctctctctctctctctctctaaagagCATATATATTTGCGTTACTCATGTGTATTATGTACGTCATGTCAAATTATCAAAGAAATTATAATGTGCAGCATCCCCtaccaaattgtaaattttatcatgtttaatTTTGTGGAAGGCCAGAAATAATATGAACCCGCACTTAATCTGTACGTACGTGTCTAATTCATCCATTCATGTCTGCAGTATCTTTTGCGAAAATGGTgataaattatatgttatatacatGAGCTAGTTGATAATTGTGTGGATCAAGATGGTGAAACCTTTGGTGATCAGGGGTGATCTAGCTATAGCCTATACCTAGCTAGAAACTTGATCGCAATTTCGGGATTTTCTTGGGGACATTTGGTGGACCCAGATGCTGCAGTACTAGTACTGGTTACGTTGTTGATTTGAAACGCTATATGAGGAAGGTTCATATATATAGCTTCTTCATGTATAGATTAAATACCATGTGAAAATGAGCAAGCTGGTTGTCAACCCgtcattctaatatatataatttatatattgatctttCTAATAATtgaaactatttaaataataaaaataaattatgatttcAATTAAATTGGTTTCTACTCGAATATTACTGTTTTGCTCCGGTCGTTAATTCGAATTATTGTTGGTTTAAACAAACACGAGATGCCGAAAAACTGTAGTTTGCAATTAGCTACTAATTTAATATTGCTTTGTCATATTCACAACGTATATCTTTTGGGGTTATTGCTAAACGTCTCCACGATTGATTGAAGAGATCAGGATTGGGGGTATTGCTTGAGGGCCCTTGTATAATGGGCAGTTTCATGACCAACGACTTTAATGGCCAGTACTCTAGCTAGCATGATGCATGCAGCCTGCAGCTTGCCCTCATAATAAGCAACCCTAATGAATTGTTTGCATCCAATATAATTAGAGAAATACtctagttataaaaaaattacataaaaataatttttacaaactgacgtgataattaaatattattcgtTGGCTTGTAAaagttacttttttataaaatccatCTAATGAATCACATGACTTGAAAACTTCCCGATTTCTtgaggaaagaagaaagagatgtgatatatataaagtaatgaGGGGCAAAGGATAAAAGGGAAAGGAC is a window from the Juglans regia cultivar Chandler chromosome 7, Walnut 2.0, whole genome shotgun sequence genome containing:
- the LOC108991764 gene encoding taxadien-5-alpha-ol O-acetyltransferase yields the protein MKMGSSVHVKEAVMIIPCEPTPARVLTLSAIDSQLFLRFTIEYLLVYRPARPGLDHDVHLATARLKAALAQALVPYYPLAGRVRAKPDGSSLEVVCRAQGALFIEAISDRYTISDFERAPKSVNQWRKLLSLHVADVLKGAPPLVVQLTWLKDGAATVGVGINHCLCDGIGSAEFLNSFAELASEKRGLAELKPMPVWQRHLLDPLPVRSPHDISVTHLEFTRVPDLCGFLTRFSNERLAPTSTTFNERYLNELKNLATCASLPTELSYTSFEVLSAHIWRSWARSLNLPSNQVLKILFSVNVRERVKPSIPSGYYGNAFVLGCAEASVKDLIEKGLGNASALVKSAKERVNTEYVRRVAASVSESAASPDSVGVLIVSQWSRLGLEKVDFGMGVPHHIGPICCDRYCLFLPVLDQKDAVKVMVAIPTSAVDKYNYLVRSPYA